Genomic window (Candidatus Nezhaarchaeota archaeon):
CCCTTAAGTTCATCGAGTCTACGACAGATCCGTGGACAGCGATAGCCTTAGCGTCTACCTTAGCGAAGGAGGCAAGGGCTTCTTTAACCCCTCTCATAGGCAAGGAGGCCCATACTTCTACGTCCCAGCCCATAGACCTAACTTTAGACACAGCCTCTACGATGTACCACTCAGAGAGGGCTTGGATAGCTTGAGCTCCGCTGCTCAGGGCCTCAGTAAGAACCTCGGCGACCCTCCACGGCCTACCGTAGAACACTTGAAGATACTCCAGGGCCCTACCTCCAAACTGCCCGGCCCCTATGAAGGGGCTAGTGCCTACCATAAGCCACGGGGGCTTCATCACTTGATTAGGAGGGGGGCGAGCCTCATAGATATTGCTGCGACTAGCAGGCAGATTAGAGGGTGCCTTAGGCTTAAGAAGGTTAGGTCGTAGACCTTGGAGGCCATTACGCCTATTATGAATGAGGTCAGCACGGTCATGGACATTATGGACGACAGTACGTCTGCGACGAGGCGCTCGTTGAGCATTAGCGCAGCCTCGACGTGTAGCTCAAGGGAGAGCGGTGAAGACACTTGGCGAGCTAATACTTCTATTAAGACTGCGCCGGCCACCATGAGGGCCGGGGCTATGTACCCTACGTACAGCTGGAGCCTTACATTAGACTTGCTATTAAACTTAGCTGAGCAGTAGTCGTGGACGTGGTCGGTCAACATTTCGAGCGCCAATGGCCTAGCGAAGCCGCCCTCAGACACCTTAGCTAGGATGAAGAGAGAGGACCTAACAATCCATGAGGGGTGCTTAAGCCTCCTCACAGCTTCTTCCAAAGAGAGGCCCATGGACACGCAGTTCCTTATGCGGAGAAGGACCTCGTCGAGGCTCTTGCCATAACTCCTCTGAATAGCTCTCTTCACAGATTCGCTCACGTCTAGGCCTAGCTTTACTTGCTCAGTGACCTCCCTTAGGAAGTCTGGTAGAGCCCTCTCAGCTTGATCAGCCGCCTTAATTTGACGGTAGCTGCCGATAGCTAGCGGCAGTGAGGAAGAGGCTAGGGAAGTAAGGAGCACCTCGTGTAGCTCAAGGCTAGTTAGTTGCCTAAGCACCACGAACGAAAACGCCGCAGTAATTATTGCTACAGCCAAGTGTCTGTTGAGTTCATAGCTATTGAAGGTCCTAGGCTGCACTGAATGGATGAAGGTGGCAGAGAAGGTGGCCACGAGGGGCACTATTAGAAAGCTGTAGATGTTATTAAACATCAAGCCGAGCTCGCTAGCAAAGACGAGGGAGGTTAAGG
Coding sequences:
- a CDS encoding type II secretion system F family protein, producing MKGLSRRIDGLLLKLTGRLIPKLSTLLTAGLWFKSPRSMALTLARSFFITWLSLSTLSLWLYSFSSNPIVLLLPLLSPLTLALGLYLPYHSARSRKAQVEAELPIFSVLASVMAVSGLSLIRSFDVALENGLFPAMSKEASLLRRDAMYFNRSPLEALEGLARNHPSESFKQWIFGYTSILRSGGDVATYLASKARGFLKALERKWISYAGTASVLSEAVLALFLICPLSIALTSLVFASELGLMFNNIYSFLIVPLVATFSATFIHSVQPRTFNSYELNRHLAVAIITAAFSFVVLRQLTSLELHEVLLTSLASSSLPLAIGSYRQIKAADQAERALPDFLREVTEQVKLGLDVSESVKRAIQRSYGKSLDEVLLRIRNCVSMGLSLEEAVRRLKHPSWIVRSSLFILAKVSEGGFARPLALEMLTDHVHDYCSAKFNSKSNVRLQLYVGYIAPALMVAGAVLIEVLARQVSSPLSLELHVEAALMLNERLVADVLSSIMSMTVLTSFIIGVMASKVYDLTFLSLRHPLICLLVAAISMRLAPLLIK